The Streptococcaceae bacterium ESL0687 genome has a segment encoding these proteins:
- the pyk gene encoding pyruvate kinase, with amino-acid sequence MNKRVKIVATLGPAVEIRGGKRFGEDGYWGESLDVEASAKNIAKLIEEGANVFRFNFSHGDHAEQGERMKTVRLAEDIAGQKVGFLLDTKGPEIRTELFEGDAKEYSYKTGDKLRVATEQGIKSTEGTIALNVAGGIDIFDYVEVGQTILVDDGKLGLTVEAKDPATREFEVLVQNDGIIAKQKGVNIPNTKIPFPALAERDNADIRFGLEQGINFIAISFVRSAKDVNEVRAILEETGNTNVKLIPKIENQQGIDNLDEILEVSDGIMIARGDMGIEVPFEMVPVYQKEIITKANAAGRFVITATNMLETMTDKPRATRSEVSDVFNAVIDGTDATMLSGESANGKYPVESVRAMATIDKNAQNLLGQYGRLNPEDFDRSTVTEVVASAVKDATANMDIKLVVAITESGNTARLISKYRPDADILAITFDEEIQKSLMVNWGVFPVVAERPGSTDDMYDVAEEVARKSGMVESGDNIVIVAGVPVGEGRTNTMRIRTVR; translated from the coding sequence ATGAATAAACGTGTTAAAATCGTTGCAACACTTGGACCAGCTGTTGAAATCCGTGGCGGAAAACGCTTTGGTGAAGATGGTTACTGGGGTGAATCACTAGACGTTGAAGCAAGTGCAAAAAACATTGCTAAACTAATCGAAGAAGGTGCTAACGTATTCCGTTTCAACTTCTCACACGGTGATCACGCTGAACAAGGTGAACGCATGAAAACTGTACGTCTTGCAGAAGACATTGCTGGACAAAAAGTTGGTTTCCTACTTGATACTAAAGGTCCAGAAATCCGTACAGAATTATTTGAAGGCGACGCTAAAGAATATTCATACAAAACTGGTGATAAACTACGTGTAGCTACTGAGCAAGGAATCAAATCAACTGAAGGTACTATCGCTCTTAACGTAGCTGGTGGAATCGATATCTTCGACTACGTTGAAGTTGGACAAACTATCCTTGTTGACGATGGTAAATTAGGTCTTACTGTTGAAGCTAAAGACCCAGCAACTCGCGAATTTGAAGTTCTTGTTCAAAACGACGGAATCATCGCTAAACAAAAAGGTGTTAACATCCCTAACACTAAAATTCCTTTCCCAGCACTTGCTGAACGTGATAACGCTGATATCCGTTTCGGTCTTGAGCAAGGAATCAACTTCATCGCGATCTCATTCGTACGTTCTGCAAAAGACGTTAACGAAGTTCGTGCTATCCTTGAAGAAACTGGAAACACTAACGTTAAACTTATTCCAAAAATCGAAAACCAACAAGGTATCGACAACCTAGACGAAATCCTTGAAGTTTCTGACGGTATCATGATCGCTCGTGGAGACATGGGTATCGAAGTACCATTTGAAATGGTTCCAGTTTACCAAAAAGAAATCATTACTAAAGCTAACGCTGCTGGACGTTTCGTTATCACAGCAACAAACATGCTTGAAACAATGACTGACAAACCACGTGCAACTCGTTCAGAAGTATCTGACGTATTCAACGCTGTTATCGACGGAACTGATGCTACAATGCTTTCAGGTGAGTCAGCTAACGGTAAATATCCAGTTGAATCAGTTCGCGCTATGGCAACTATCGACAAAAACGCTCAAAACCTTCTAGGTCAATACGGACGTCTTAACCCAGAAGACTTCGACCGTTCAACTGTAACTGAAGTTGTTGCTTCAGCAGTTAAAGATGCTACAGCTAACATGGACATCAAACTTGTAGTGGCTATCACTGAATCTGGTAACACAGCTCGTTTAATCTCTAAATACCGTCCAGATGCTGATATCCTAGCTATCACTTTTGACGAAGAAATCCAAAAATCTCTAATGGTTAACTGGGGAGTATTCCCAGTAGTAGCTGAACGTCCAGGATCAACTGACGATATGTACGATGTTGCTGAAGAAGTAGCTCGTAAATCAGGTATGGTTGAATCAGGAGATAACATTGTTATCGTTGCAGGTGTACCAGTAGGTGAAGGACGTACTAACACAATGCGTATCCGCACTGTTCGTTAA
- a CDS encoding TPM domain-containing protein, which produces MKDLSKKQKKSLDQALDINYARDRYDYYLDKIKGVKKASLITVVILSVISFTSLVYLLFILPPQATKINDSIKVLEQEKKALLDNPPYESQAAGMGDYTLSAKDEHTLEIDKGETIKIDDNNIFVSDNASIIDQSTREEIYNLNKNLAQFTDGAQYMVVTIDSLPKNESIESYATKIFRKVGIGKKGLDNGVLYLISVSDRKFRLEVGYGMEGVLNDAKAGRIINDDSVVDDFKDKNYSQAIKKVSEKVVAIMNIKVNDYNEGIDKLKTDLLVKRIVPSGLLFLSLSLLIAIFFYLNYLKKVDGELSNLYDDYQRTSDPGKTDFYYLLVAGPLVLLTLNEIYKNITFGKFKEKNPDTALLASGILVGDKLYNGSGAVITNNYSKSSYNPSNKSSGGDSFGGGSSGGGGASGGW; this is translated from the coding sequence TTGAAAGATTTAAGTAAAAAACAAAAAAAGAGTTTGGACCAAGCACTAGATATAAATTATGCCAGAGATAGGTATGATTATTATTTGGATAAAATTAAAGGAGTTAAAAAGGCCAGTCTAATAACTGTGGTCATACTTTCGGTTATTTCCTTTACTTCCCTGGTCTATCTCCTCTTTATCCTACCCCCTCAGGCCACAAAAATAAATGATTCAATCAAGGTTCTTGAACAAGAAAAAAAGGCCCTGCTTGATAATCCACCCTATGAAAGTCAAGCAGCAGGTATGGGAGACTACACCCTTTCAGCCAAGGACGAACATACCCTTGAAATTGACAAGGGGGAAACAATTAAGATAGATGATAATAACATCTTTGTATCAGATAATGCATCAATCATTGATCAGTCAACCAGGGAGGAGATTTATAATTTAAATAAAAATTTGGCCCAGTTTACTGATGGGGCTCAGTATATGGTTGTAACCATTGATAGCCTTCCTAAGAATGAAAGTATTGAGTCCTATGCTACTAAGATTTTTAGGAAGGTAGGGATTGGTAAAAAGGGGCTTGATAATGGGGTTCTTTATCTAATCAGTGTAAGTGACCGAAAATTTCGTTTGGAGGTCGGCTATGGTATGGAAGGAGTTCTAAATGATGCCAAGGCCGGCCGCATTATAAATGATGACTCTGTAGTGGATGATTTCAAGGATAAAAACTACAGTCAGGCCATTAAAAAAGTATCAGAGAAGGTCGTTGCTATTATGAATATTAAGGTTAATGACTATAATGAAGGAATTGATAAATTAAAGACGGATTTACTGGTTAAAAGGATAGTTCCATCAGGTTTATTGTTCCTAAGCCTTAGTCTTCTGATTGCTATTTTCTTCTATCTTAATTATTTGAAAAAAGTTGATGGTGAACTATCTAATCTCTATGATGACTACCAAAGGACTAGTGATCCTGGAAAGACTGATTTCTACTATTTGCTTGTCGCAGGCCCTTTGGTTCTTTTGACCTTAAACGAAATCTATAAGAATATAACCTTTGGGAAATTCAAGGAAAAGAATCCTGATACAGCCCTTCTTGCAAGTGGAATCTTAGTGGGGGACAAGTTATATAACGGTAGTGGTGCAGTCATCACTAACAACTATTCTAAATCTTCTTATAATCCAAGTAATAAATCGTCAGGTGGTGATAGCTTTGGCGGAGGATCCTCAGGTGGGGGCGGTGCCTCTGGTGGTTGGTAA
- a CDS encoding type 1 glutamine amidotransferase, translated as MMYKSIESKGDNYTYSLNGAHLYGDLMNTYGDNGNILMLKYVGEKLGAHMTFNIVSLGDEFKASDFDLAFFGGGQDYEQEIISHDLPRQSKEIKKYIEDEGVMLAICGGFQFLGKYYENAQGQKIKGLGVLGHHTLSQKNNRFIGDIEIYNEDFDETYYGFENHQGRTFLSEDEKPLGKVVFGQGNNGEDQTEGLNYKNVFGSYFHGPLLSRNANLAYRLIKTALIKKYGEDISIPEFSEVLGHETGGQTVKDIKRKAE; from the coding sequence ATTATGTACAAATCTATTGAATCAAAGGGTGACAACTATACATATTCCCTCAATGGCGCCCACCTTTATGGGGATCTGATGAACACCTACGGGGATAACGGAAATATCCTCATGCTTAAATATGTAGGTGAAAAACTTGGAGCCCATATGACCTTTAACATTGTAAGTTTAGGCGATGAGTTCAAGGCTTCAGACTTTGACCTAGCCTTCTTTGGTGGTGGTCAGGACTATGAACAAGAAATCATCAGCCATGACCTCCCAAGGCAAAGTAAGGAAATCAAAAAGTACATTGAAGACGAGGGTGTCATGCTTGCCATCTGCGGAGGCTTCCAGTTTCTAGGAAAGTACTATGAAAATGCCCAGGGGCAAAAGATTAAAGGACTAGGAGTCCTAGGTCACCATACCCTGAGCCAGAAAAACAATCGCTTCATTGGAGATATTGAAATCTATAATGAAGACTTTGATGAAACCTATTATGGTTTTGAAAACCATCAGGGAAGAACCTTCCTTTCTGAAGATGAAAAACCTCTAGGAAAGGTCGTTTTCGGCCAAGGGAACAACGGAGAGGATCAAACAGAAGGACTTAACTATAAAAACGTCTTTGGAAGCTACTTCCATGGTCCCCTTCTTTCAAGAAATGCCAATCTGGCTTACCGCCTGATTAAAACGGCCCTTATTAAAAAATACGGAGAAGACATTAGCATTCCCGAATTTTCTGAGGTACTGGGGCATGAAACGGGCGGACAAACCGTTAAAGACATAAAAAGAAAGGCTGAGTAA
- a CDS encoding Mur ligase family protein, protein MKIQSIFASSMGKSAHFILKNFFKRGSTYPGSLALKLDPNILDSLATGYDEIIVVTGTNGKTLTTALTVGILEEAYELVTTNTSGANMITGIVSTFLTAPKGSKKGKKVAVLEIDEASLPKITEYIKPTLFVFTNIFRDQMDRYGEIYTTYDFILKGAANAPEATVLMNGDSPLFNSKPIKNKVLYYGFDTEKHEPKRAHYNTEGVLCPKCHSILEYKLNTYANLGDYLCPNCGFKRPPLDYKLSQLVDIKNTSSEFIIDGQDYKINVGGLYNIYNALAAVAVAEYLGLDKKVIKKGFENSHAVFGRQETFKLGDKDCTLVLIKNPVGANQVLDMIKMAPYPFALAVLLNANYADGIDTSWIWDANFEEITEMDVTGIITGGVRHSEMARRLRVAGFDQDKIKEEENLNQVLEEILKQDQKHVYILATYTAMLEMRELLRNKNIISGEMK, encoded by the coding sequence ATGAAAATACAATCAATTTTTGCGAGTTCAATGGGTAAATCGGCCCATTTCATATTAAAAAATTTCTTCAAGAGGGGATCTACCTACCCAGGTTCGTTAGCCCTTAAACTTGATCCAAACATTCTTGATTCACTTGCGACAGGTTATGATGAAATTATTGTTGTCACTGGAACTAATGGTAAAACACTAACCACTGCTTTAACTGTGGGTATTTTAGAAGAAGCCTATGAGCTTGTAACGACCAATACAAGTGGGGCAAATATGATTACTGGAATTGTCTCAACCTTTTTAACAGCTCCTAAGGGGTCAAAAAAAGGCAAGAAGGTTGCAGTCCTTGAAATTGATGAGGCTAGCCTGCCAAAAATTACCGAATACATAAAACCAACCCTCTTTGTTTTTACAAATATTTTTAGGGACCAAATGGATAGGTACGGGGAAATTTATACAACCTACGACTTTATCCTAAAGGGTGCAGCCAATGCCCCTGAAGCTACTGTTTTAATGAACGGGGACAGCCCACTCTTTAATTCAAAACCCATCAAAAATAAGGTGCTTTACTACGGATTTGATACTGAAAAACATGAGCCTAAACGGGCCCACTACAATACAGAGGGTGTTCTCTGTCCTAAGTGTCATTCAATCCTTGAATACAAACTAAACACCTATGCCAATCTTGGGGATTATCTCTGCCCTAACTGCGGCTTCAAACGTCCCCCACTTGACTATAAACTAAGTCAGCTGGTTGATATTAAAAACACTTCAAGCGAATTCATCATTGATGGACAGGACTACAAAATTAATGTTGGAGGCCTGTATAATATCTATAATGCTCTTGCTGCTGTAGCTGTAGCTGAATATCTGGGACTAGATAAAAAAGTTATTAAAAAAGGATTTGAAAATAGCCACGCTGTTTTTGGACGCCAAGAAACCTTTAAACTTGGAGATAAGGATTGTACCTTGGTACTTATTAAAAATCCCGTTGGAGCCAATCAGGTTCTTGATATGATTAAGATGGCCCCTTATCCTTTTGCCTTAGCTGTCCTTCTTAATGCCAATTATGCAGACGGAATTGATACCAGCTGGATTTGGGATGCGAATTTTGAAGAAATCACCGAAATGGATGTAACTGGTATTATAACTGGTGGAGTTAGACATTCTGAAATGGCCAGGAGGCTCCGTGTAGCTGGTTTTGACCAAGATAAAATTAAGGAAGAGGAAAACCTAAACCAAGTCCTTGAGGAAATCCTAAAGCAGGACCAAAAGCATGTCTACATCCTTGCAACCTATACTGCCATGCTTGAGATGCGTGAACTTTTAAGAAATAAAAATATAATCTCAGGCGAGATGAAATAG
- the metK gene encoding methionine adenosyltransferase, with product MTEKILFTSESVSEGHPDKIADQISDAILDAILTQDPYARVAAETAVYTGSVHVFGEVTTNAYVDINSVVRNTIKEIGYTDANFGFDYKTVGVHPSLVEQSPDIAQGVNEAIEVRGDQTIDELDLTGAGDQGIMFGYASRETEEFMPLAISLSHKLVKRLADLRKEGVLDYLRPDAKSQVTVEYNEDGSAKRIDTVVISTQHAPEATLETIKDDVIEQVIKAVIPAGLLDSETKYFINPTGRFVVGGPQGDSGLTGRKIIVDTYGGYAHHGGGAFSGKDATKVDRSASYAARYIAKNIVAAGLADTAEIQLSYAIGVAQPISIHIDTFGTGKVSDDKLIEAIRENFDLRPAGIIQMLDLRRPIYRQTAAYGHFGRTDIDLPWERLDKVENLKKLLDK from the coding sequence ATGACCGAGAAGATTTTATTTACAAGTGAGAGTGTCTCAGAAGGGCACCCAGACAAGATTGCTGATCAGATTTCTGATGCCATCTTAGACGCAATTTTAACCCAAGACCCATATGCACGGGTGGCGGCAGAAACTGCTGTTTATACAGGAAGCGTCCATGTTTTTGGTGAGGTAACAACTAATGCCTATGTTGATATCAACAGTGTGGTTCGAAATACCATCAAGGAAATCGGCTACACTGATGCAAACTTTGGCTTTGACTACAAGACTGTGGGGGTTCATCCTAGTCTAGTTGAGCAGTCGCCAGACATTGCTCAAGGTGTTAATGAGGCCATTGAGGTGCGCGGAGATCAAACAATCGATGAGCTCGATTTAACTGGTGCAGGAGATCAGGGTATCATGTTTGGCTATGCCTCTCGTGAGACAGAGGAGTTTATGCCTCTTGCCATCTCACTTAGTCACAAGCTAGTCAAACGCCTGGCTGATTTGAGGAAAGAGGGGGTTCTTGATTATTTAAGACCCGATGCCAAAAGTCAGGTAACGGTTGAATACAATGAGGACGGATCTGCTAAAAGGATTGATACTGTTGTTATTTCAACCCAGCATGCACCTGAAGCCACGCTTGAAACCATTAAAGATGATGTGATTGAACAGGTGATTAAAGCAGTCATTCCAGCAGGGCTTCTGGATTCAGAAACCAAGTACTTCATTAATCCAACTGGCCGCTTTGTAGTTGGAGGCCCTCAAGGGGACTCAGGGCTTACAGGACGTAAGATTATTGTAGATACTTATGGGGGCTACGCCCATCACGGTGGAGGAGCCTTTTCTGGGAAAGATGCGACCAAGGTAGACCGTTCAGCCTCATACGCTGCCCGCTATATTGCTAAAAACATTGTAGCAGCAGGACTTGCTGACACAGCTGAAATCCAGCTGTCTTATGCCATTGGAGTAGCCCAACCAATCAGTATTCACATTGATACCTTCGGAACAGGAAAGGTTTCTGATGATAAATTGATTGAAGCTATCAGGGAAAACTTTGATTTACGTCCAGCTGGAATTATTCAAATGCTTGATTTACGTCGCCCAATCTACCGTCAAACAGCAGCCTATGGCCACTTTGGTCGAACTGACATTGACCTTCCTTGGGAACGTCTTGATAAAGTTGAAAATCTTAAAAAACTGCTTGATAAATAG
- a CDS encoding MFS transporter, with product MKKILTNKLYMVSWISDMISNFGDSLYYLALMNYVISLPHSKFAISIITISETVPLFASFFTGYLADRTADKVRKIQETLIFRIILYLFVALVMGFNPSLAIVLVASIVNFLADLAGQYENGLFTPISNRIVTPENREETMAFRQSVSNALYIGFQSASAILITFLSYQTLAFINALTFLISYLVLMTIRKSLQNILQENPIPVVQEEESKLIDNLWKQLKTSINYLFSVKEIKSTLLAIPILNGCLAIVIPLLLLLFSENNNLIIKTSAITIAILTTTEVLGGILGGIAALSIFKNANLFTILKASLYINLFLFGAIFFKNIYLIVGLIFILNILIGVVNPKMGALIYNGMPEDKLATIFGGMVTYFSLGNIIARTLFSILILFLPLNFLVFLILIFATAALITLYLTTNK from the coding sequence ATGAAAAAAATATTAACCAATAAGCTTTATATGGTCTCCTGGATATCAGACATGATATCAAATTTCGGAGACTCCCTGTACTACTTGGCCCTAATGAATTATGTAATAAGTTTACCCCATAGTAAATTCGCCATATCTATTATTACTATTTCTGAGACTGTACCCTTATTTGCCAGCTTCTTTACAGGCTACTTAGCAGACCGAACAGCTGATAAGGTTAGAAAAATTCAAGAAACTTTAATTTTCAGGATAATTCTTTACCTATTTGTAGCTCTAGTTATGGGATTCAACCCTTCCTTGGCCATTGTTCTAGTCGCAAGTATCGTAAATTTTTTAGCCGATCTGGCTGGACAGTACGAAAATGGTCTATTCACACCCATATCAAATAGAATTGTCACGCCAGAAAATAGAGAAGAAACAATGGCCTTTAGGCAATCAGTTTCAAATGCCTTATATATTGGATTCCAATCTGCGAGTGCCATTTTAATAACTTTTCTTAGCTATCAAACTCTAGCCTTCATTAACGCTTTGACCTTCTTGATTAGTTATCTGGTTTTGATGACGATTCGAAAATCCCTCCAAAATATCCTACAAGAAAATCCTATTCCAGTCGTTCAAGAGGAAGAAAGTAAGCTGATTGATAATCTTTGGAAGCAGCTTAAAACTTCTATCAATTACCTTTTCTCAGTCAAGGAAATTAAAAGCACCTTACTCGCTATACCTATTTTAAATGGTTGTTTGGCTATAGTCATCCCTCTCTTACTTCTCCTCTTTTCTGAAAATAATAATTTAATAATTAAGACGTCAGCCATTACAATTGCTATTTTAACAACTACAGAAGTTTTAGGTGGAATTTTAGGAGGGATTGCTGCCCTATCCATTTTTAAAAACGCTAATCTTTTTACCATACTAAAAGCCAGCCTCTATATTAATCTTTTCCTCTTTGGAGCAATTTTTTTTAAAAACATATATTTGATTGTTGGACTTATCTTCATTTTGAATATTTTGATTGGAGTTGTAAATCCGAAAATGGGAGCTTTAATTTATAATGGAATGCCCGAGGACAAGCTTGCAACAATCTTTGGTGGAATGGTTACCTACTTTTCACTGGGTAATATTATTGCACGAACTCTTTTTTCAATCTTAATACTTTTTCTACCACTTAATTTTTTAGTTTTTCTAATTTTAATATTTGCTACTGCTGCTTTAATTACCTTATATTTAACAACCAATAAATAA
- a CDS encoding aminoacyltransferase encodes MYTYKIGIDKKDHDEFIKSSELVNLLQSSSWAKIKDNWDNELIGFYKNGQMVASASLLIKKLPLGMSMIYIPRGPIMDYNDENLVAFVVKTLKKYGKKRRALFIKIDPPIIYQAGMLGQDMVKNNQAKLAIDNLRGSGAHWSGLTTDMAATIQPRFNALIYKEDFKEEDFSKKTRQFLRKARNSYPVIKYGQTELVEDFSILMKKTEDRKGVSLRDSDYYTKLLTTYPDEARITMVYYDFSKLLEDAQKRHDKAQAFLDKNSATNGKKIAHYQEEVSHAQKDIESISQIIKTNGNIVPVAGGLTINFAGHSEHLYAGMDTNFQKYYPSYLAWYQSIENAFTNGASSLNMGGLENSLSESDGLLNFKKNFNPVIEEYIGEFDIPVNKLLFSLSEAAYKARKKLRNRHK; translated from the coding sequence ATGTATACCTACAAAATTGGAATTGATAAGAAGGATCACGATGAGTTTATAAAATCCTCAGAGCTTGTAAACCTCCTCCAATCAAGTTCCTGGGCAAAAATTAAAGATAACTGGGACAATGAGCTTATTGGCTTTTATAAAAATGGCCAAATGGTCGCAAGTGCAAGCCTACTGATTAAAAAACTTCCCCTAGGAATGTCCATGATTTATATTCCAAGAGGACCAATCATGGATTATAATGACGAAAACCTAGTAGCATTTGTAGTCAAAACCCTTAAAAAATATGGTAAAAAAAGAAGGGCTCTTTTCATCAAGATTGATCCGCCAATAATCTACCAGGCTGGAATGCTGGGGCAAGATATGGTCAAGAACAATCAGGCAAAACTTGCTATTGATAATTTAAGAGGGTCCGGAGCCCACTGGAGTGGTTTGACTACTGATATGGCAGCTACCATCCAACCAAGATTTAACGCCCTCATCTACAAGGAAGACTTCAAGGAAGAGGATTTTTCTAAGAAAACCCGTCAGTTTTTAAGGAAGGCCAGAAATAGCTACCCTGTAATTAAATACGGGCAGACTGAGCTTGTTGAAGATTTTTCTATTCTGATGAAAAAAACAGAAGATAGAAAGGGAGTTAGCTTGCGTGATAGCGACTACTATACCAAGCTTCTAACAACCTATCCTGATGAAGCAAGAATTACCATGGTTTACTATGACTTTTCTAAGTTACTAGAGGATGCTCAAAAGCGCCATGACAAGGCTCAAGCCTTCTTGGATAAAAACTCAGCAACTAACGGTAAAAAAATCGCCCACTACCAGGAAGAAGTTAGCCATGCCCAAAAGGATATTGAAAGTATCAGCCAAATAATCAAAACAAATGGGAATATCGTCCCTGTAGCCGGTGGTTTAACCATCAACTTCGCTGGCCATTCTGAACATCTGTATGCTGGAATGGATACTAACTTCCAAAAATACTACCCTTCATATCTAGCCTGGTATCAGTCAATTGAAAATGCCTTTACTAATGGAGCCTCTAGCCTAAATATGGGAGGGTTAGAAAATTCCCTGTCAGAATCTGATGGACTTCTAAACTTTAAGAAAAATTTCAATCCAGTAATTGAAGAGTACATTGGTGAATTTGACATTCCAGTCAACAAACTACTCTTCTCTTTAAGTGAAGCAGCCTATAAGGCCCGTAAAAAATTACGCAATCGCCATAAATAG